One Pararhizobium capsulatum DSM 1112 DNA segment encodes these proteins:
- a CDS encoding PIG-L family deacetylase, with product MHYVRGNRRLNVVQQIPGERLRLLVVNADTAATSMLRSAFASVADAALEVTASAKTAIRLLSAEPYDLVAVDPAITTGGFALIKYIKDNYRWTETLIATHNQEPLYLREAISCGVDGLLFRPAGSAEFVEQALLLAREASARRRRQQKRVLAIGAHPDDVEIGCGGALAAHYDEYDLLHILTLSRGAAGGDTDIRATEAHNAAAMVGAQLKLEDLRDTDIDAGAETISIIEAAIHELQATHVYTHSNEDTHQDHRAVHAASLVAARGVPNVYCYQSPSSTMDFKPHRFVDITHYIDRKIDLIGAHKSQVESMESIQPDMILSTARYWGRYAGHVLAEPLQIVRERDSNSGSSRPRIRPAAILFTAEGDSEGGET from the coding sequence ATGCATTATGTACGGGGAAATCGCCGGCTGAACGTCGTGCAACAAATTCCCGGCGAGCGATTGCGCTTGCTGGTCGTCAATGCGGACACCGCCGCGACGAGTATGCTGCGGAGCGCATTTGCCTCCGTGGCCGACGCTGCGCTGGAGGTGACTGCGTCCGCGAAGACCGCAATCCGGCTGTTGTCGGCCGAGCCCTACGACCTCGTGGCAGTGGATCCGGCGATAACTACGGGCGGCTTCGCGCTAATTAAATACATCAAGGACAACTACCGCTGGACGGAAACTCTGATCGCCACTCACAATCAGGAGCCGCTGTATCTGCGCGAGGCGATCAGCTGCGGTGTCGACGGTTTGTTGTTCAGGCCAGCGGGTTCCGCCGAGTTCGTCGAGCAGGCCCTGCTTCTCGCAAGAGAGGCCAGCGCGCGACGCCGTCGACAGCAGAAACGCGTTCTGGCGATCGGTGCCCATCCCGATGACGTCGAGATCGGCTGCGGCGGCGCGCTGGCCGCGCACTACGACGAATACGATTTGCTGCATATACTGACGCTGTCGCGCGGAGCAGCGGGCGGCGATACCGACATCCGCGCGACCGAGGCGCACAACGCCGCTGCAATGGTTGGCGCACAACTCAAGTTGGAAGACCTCCGCGACACTGACATCGACGCAGGTGCGGAGACGATCTCGATTATCGAAGCCGCGATCCACGAATTGCAAGCCACGCATGTATACACCCATTCGAACGAGGACACGCACCAGGACCATCGCGCGGTTCACGCTGCCAGCCTGGTGGCAGCGCGCGGCGTGCCCAACGTATATTGCTATCAGTCTCCCTCCTCGACGATGGACTTTAAGCCTCACCGTTTCGTCGACATCACGCACTACATCGACAGGAAGATCGACCTGATCGGAGCCCACAAAAGTCAGGTAGAATCCATGGAGTCGATTCAGCCCGATATGATACTTTCGACGGCTCGTTACTGGGGCCGGTATGCCGGCCATGTACTGGCCGAGCCGCTGCAGATCGTTCGCGAGCGCGACAGCAATTCGGGCTCGAGCCGGCCAAGGATCAGGCCCGCGGCAATCTTATTCACCGCCGAAGGCGACAGTGAGGGGGGCGAAACATGA
- a CDS encoding ATP-grasp domain-containing protein, with protein sequence MRMLVTGAGGASAISIWKSLSADHELHMADIDPLATGLYLVPPDRRIIIPRGDAPELVPVLHRACKERHIEALVPTVDFELAPLAAARDSFASIGVELPISPVECLRTCRDKQLLMDAVRGKVPIPDSEPLTEVVAARVDSFPRFVKPREGAGSRGIARIDSRADLDIQPKDGSLMLQEYLPGEEYSVDIYVSRDGRVIAVVPRVRMKIDSGIAVASRTIKAPEVSEAAVRTAEIIGIRGTANIQFKRSAEGVFKLLEVNPRFPGTLPLTGASGVDMPRLMADELAGHRLPAGLLPFKELMVVRYWNEHYLDAREWEALCLQH encoded by the coding sequence ATGAGGATGCTGGTCACGGGCGCAGGCGGCGCATCTGCTATCAGCATCTGGAAGAGCCTTTCGGCGGACCATGAACTTCACATGGCCGACATCGACCCGTTGGCCACTGGCCTCTATCTCGTACCGCCGGACCGCCGGATCATTATTCCGCGCGGCGACGCGCCCGAACTCGTTCCAGTTCTCCATCGCGCCTGCAAGGAACGGCACATCGAGGCTCTGGTGCCGACGGTCGACTTCGAGTTGGCACCACTGGCCGCGGCGCGCGACAGCTTCGCATCAATTGGTGTCGAGCTGCCGATCTCACCCGTAGAATGCCTGCGCACCTGCCGCGACAAGCAGCTCCTAATGGACGCAGTGCGGGGCAAGGTACCCATCCCCGACAGCGAGCCACTCACCGAGGTGGTGGCCGCTAGGGTCGATTCTTTTCCACGCTTCGTCAAACCACGCGAGGGCGCGGGCTCGCGTGGCATCGCCAGGATCGACAGCCGCGCCGATCTCGACATACAGCCCAAGGACGGCTCGCTGATGTTGCAGGAATATCTGCCAGGCGAGGAATATTCGGTCGATATCTACGTGAGCCGAGACGGCCGTGTCATCGCCGTCGTTCCGCGCGTTCGCATGAAAATCGATTCCGGTATCGCCGTCGCTTCACGCACGATCAAGGCACCTGAAGTGTCCGAAGCAGCCGTGCGCACGGCTGAGATCATAGGCATTCGCGGGACCGCCAACATTCAGTTCAAGCGCTCGGCAGAAGGTGTGTTCAAGCTCCTCGAAGTTAACCCACGTTTTCCCGGAACCCTCCCGCTGACCGGCGCGTCGGGCGTCGATATGCCAAGGCTGATGGCCGACGAACTCGCAGGCCATAGGTTGCCGGCTGGGCTGCTTCCTTTTAAGGAGCTAATGGTCGTTCGCTACTGGAACGAGCACTACCTTGATGCCCGCGAATGGGAGGCATTGTGCCTCCAGCATTGA
- a CDS encoding histidine phosphatase family protein: MGGIVPPALTWLVRHGQSTSNAGLPVTSFGDVPLTALGHQQAREVANRVQHQPDMLIVSPFLRARATAEPICARWPLARCETWPIHELTYLSPARCHGSTVETRRPVVEAYWLLCDPDYTDGPDAESFRSFMTRLLEFHNRLNSADGDFVVVVGHGQFFRAYLLGLREGFTVSSHWMERYRKEETARPMANGEIVELTGEALKRCQD; the protein is encoded by the coding sequence ATGGGAGGCATTGTGCCTCCAGCATTGACCTGGCTCGTCCGCCATGGCCAAAGCACCTCAAATGCTGGCTTGCCGGTGACCAGTTTCGGCGATGTTCCGCTGACTGCGCTGGGTCACCAGCAAGCGCGCGAAGTCGCGAACAGGGTCCAGCACCAGCCTGACATGCTGATCGTGTCACCGTTCCTGCGTGCCCGTGCCACCGCCGAGCCAATTTGTGCCCGCTGGCCGCTCGCGCGATGTGAAACATGGCCGATCCACGAACTAACCTATCTCAGCCCGGCGCGGTGTCACGGGTCGACGGTCGAGACGCGTCGCCCCGTGGTCGAGGCGTATTGGCTTCTTTGCGATCCTGACTACACGGATGGGCCGGATGCCGAATCGTTCCGGTCATTCATGACGAGATTGCTTGAGTTCCATAATCGACTAAACTCGGCCGACGGTGACTTCGTTGTGGTTGTCGGCCATGGGCAGTTCTTCCGCGCCTACTTGTTGGGCCTGAGAGAGGGTTTCACGGTCTCTTCCCACTGGATGGAGCGCTATCGGAAGGAAGAAACCGCTCGTCCGATGGCTAATGGCGAAATCGTCGAACTCACAGGAGAGGCACTGAAACGATGCCAAGACTGA
- a CDS encoding glycosyltransferase, which produces MVPTCASFAQFLIVGLHGMWNHYSRIGPDTPRVAFVLPAWNEADVLGPSIDALMSIDYPPGSWRLYIVDDASTDYTPEVMNAKVAQYPGSVFYLRRERGGEGKAHTLNHGLQVILAEDWAEAVMIMDADVLFEAMTLRRMVRHLADPEVGGVTAYVKEGSHPGRLLSRFIGFEYIAAQAAARRTQNVMGGLACMAGGAQLHSRANLIAIGGAIDTSTLAEDTYTTFQTQLVGHRVLIDPNAIVWAEEPDSLAAFWRQRLRWGRGNLQIMRAFSDIWFKPGRSALLGNWAFGILWFSITLMPLFMLAGSIGAIGLYHLWTPWALGAFYVASGVTLVAYLFQTMFSFGIDPTAARRSWFEGIAFPGLLSIGVMAIALLTPFIGLKLEKPDAWSWGSLAVHAILGWSAISIAAAWCVYRMDKAGAPNWLRNALLVLVGYGPMLCAIGVAAIVAEIRKSDLKWDKTIKTGRARIPTKERPPTYSIH; this is translated from the coding sequence ATGGTGCCGACATGCGCATCATTCGCCCAGTTTTTGATCGTCGGCCTCCACGGCATGTGGAATCACTATTCCCGGATTGGGCCAGACACGCCGCGCGTGGCATTCGTGCTGCCGGCATGGAATGAAGCGGATGTGCTTGGCCCCAGCATTGATGCTTTGATGAGCATCGACTATCCGCCCGGCTCCTGGCGCCTTTACATTGTGGACGATGCCAGCACCGACTATACGCCCGAAGTCATGAATGCCAAGGTGGCGCAGTATCCCGGTTCTGTCTTTTATCTGCGACGCGAAAGAGGTGGCGAGGGAAAGGCACACACACTGAATCACGGGCTTCAGGTGATCCTTGCCGAGGATTGGGCCGAGGCCGTCATGATCATGGACGCCGATGTCCTCTTCGAGGCAATGACCTTGCGGCGCATGGTCCGCCATCTGGCCGACCCGGAAGTCGGCGGTGTCACGGCCTATGTCAAGGAGGGCAGTCATCCCGGTCGGCTGCTGTCGCGGTTCATCGGATTTGAATACATCGCGGCCCAGGCGGCCGCGCGACGTACGCAGAACGTTATGGGCGGGCTAGCCTGTATGGCTGGTGGAGCGCAACTCCACAGTCGCGCCAATTTAATCGCAATCGGTGGTGCGATAGATACCAGTACGCTGGCTGAAGACACCTACACAACATTCCAGACGCAACTCGTAGGCCATCGCGTGCTGATAGACCCCAATGCGATTGTTTGGGCTGAGGAACCCGACAGCCTCGCGGCCTTTTGGAGACAGCGTCTCCGTTGGGGGCGCGGCAACCTGCAGATCATGCGGGCCTTCAGCGATATCTGGTTCAAGCCCGGCCGCAGCGCTCTACTTGGCAATTGGGCGTTCGGCATCCTTTGGTTCAGCATCACTCTGATGCCGCTTTTCATGTTGGCCGGTTCGATCGGTGCCATCGGTCTCTATCATCTCTGGACACCCTGGGCGTTGGGAGCCTTCTACGTTGCTTCGGGCGTTACGTTGGTCGCCTATCTTTTCCAGACAATGTTCTCTTTTGGCATCGATCCGACTGCCGCGAGACGCTCGTGGTTCGAGGGTATTGCGTTTCCCGGACTGCTCTCAATCGGAGTGATGGCGATTGCCCTTTTGACGCCGTTCATTGGCCTCAAACTGGAGAAGCCCGACGCTTGGTCGTGGGGCAGTCTCGCGGTGCATGCCATCCTCGGATGGTCGGCAATCTCGATCGCAGCGGCGTGGTGCGTCTATCGAATGGACAAGGCAGGTGCGCCAAACTGGCTGCGCAATGCCCTGCTGGTGCTCGTCGGCTACGGCCCAATGTTGTGCGCGATCGGGGTCGCCGCTATCGTGGCGGAAATCAGAAAGTCAGATCTCAAATGGGACAAAACGATCAAGACCGGAAGGGCGAGGATTCCGACGAAAGAGCGGCCGCCAACATATTCGATACACTAA
- a CDS encoding DUF982 domain-containing protein, producing the protein MRDIEWSVPFRGKLPNGLVRTFSGVYQALDFPEYEWPLKRDERYERAVAACRNTLRSHLSVKMMIPLAAEERGIGCFGWRDHRPSI; encoded by the coding sequence ATGCGCGATATCGAATGGAGTGTTCCTTTCAGAGGAAAGCTACCAAATGGTTTGGTGCGGACGTTTAGCGGCGTCTACCAAGCACTCGATTTTCCAGAATACGAGTGGCCGCTAAAGCGGGACGAGCGCTACGAGCGCGCTGTTGCTGCCTGCCGCAACACTCTCAGATCGCACCTCAGCGTGAAGATGATGATCCCGCTTGCCGCTGAAGAGCGCGGGATTGGTTGTTTCGGTTGGCGCGATCACCGCCCATCCATCTAA
- a CDS encoding 3'-5' exonuclease: MSTQYDMFEIEQRPAPTGNRPGPRRPVGMSEDDMVRYLQATGRYRILSKLESRRIVTDVDDAFPLRGIVLDTETTGLNARKDEIIEIGLVAFSFNAVGQVGEVHAVYGGLQEPSGPIPAEITRLTGITDADVAGQMINMAQVKALVGPADLIIAHNAGFDRPFCEAFSPIFADKAWACSVSEVDWAGRGFEGTKLGYLIGQAGYFHEGHRAVDDCHALLEVLDQKVEGSSITPFSELYRASQKSRVRIYAEHSPFDLKEHLKGRGYRWSDGSDGRPKSWWIEVDEHLADDELAWLQTDIYRYDANPPMQSLSAFDRFKA; encoded by the coding sequence ATGAGCACCCAGTACGACATGTTTGAGATCGAGCAGCGCCCGGCGCCGACAGGAAATCGTCCCGGACCGCGCCGGCCGGTCGGCATGTCGGAAGACGATATGGTTCGCTATCTCCAGGCAACCGGTCGCTATCGCATTCTCAGCAAGCTTGAGTCTCGCCGTATCGTCACCGACGTCGATGATGCGTTTCCGCTGCGTGGAATTGTTCTCGATACCGAGACGACAGGTCTCAATGCCCGAAAGGACGAAATCATCGAGATCGGGCTTGTGGCATTCAGCTTCAACGCGGTTGGCCAGGTCGGCGAGGTTCACGCCGTTTATGGCGGGCTACAGGAGCCGTCAGGTCCGATACCAGCCGAGATTACACGGTTGACCGGAATTACCGATGCTGACGTCGCGGGCCAGATGATCAATATGGCTCAGGTGAAGGCACTCGTCGGACCTGCGGACCTGATCATTGCCCACAATGCCGGGTTTGACAGGCCGTTCTGCGAAGCCTTTTCGCCGATCTTTGCCGACAAAGCCTGGGCCTGTTCGGTTTCCGAGGTCGATTGGGCCGGTCGCGGCTTCGAGGGCACGAAACTTGGCTATCTCATCGGCCAGGCGGGATATTTTCATGAAGGGCATCGTGCCGTCGATGATTGTCACGCGCTTCTGGAGGTGCTCGACCAGAAGGTTGAAGGTTCGTCCATCACGCCGTTCAGCGAACTCTATCGTGCAAGCCAGAAATCCCGCGTTCGCATCTATGCCGAGCACAGTCCCTTCGATCTCAAGGAACATCTGAAGGGCAGGGGATACCGCTGGTCGGATGGCAGCGATGGTCGCCCGAAATCCTGGTGGATCGAGGTGGATGAGCATCTTGCCGATGACGAGCTCGCTTGGCTGCAAACTGACATCTACAGGTATGACGCAAACCCGCCCATGCAAAGCCTCTCGGCGTTCGATCGATTCAAGGCTTAG
- the repC gene encoding plasmid replication protein RepC, whose product MQSGSVTTPFGRRPMTLALIRGQLETAGAKQGRSVDKWKIYRDACDARTILGLRDRALAVLNALLTFYPETELSDDENLVVFPSNAQLTARANGIAGTTLRENLALLVDAGLIHRNDSPNGKRYARKGRDGAIETAYGFSLAPLLARAEELALMAQDVAEERRRLKILKERISLRRRDIRKLISAAMEEGASGDWGMVEGHYIAAAGRLSKVKSGEELSGCAEELDLLHEEVINLLELQLISEKTVTIDGEHRQHIQNSKTKSSYELEPRSENEQGEPAVPHNEPKRETPQVFPLGLVLRACPEMSAYGQGGKIENWRDMRTAAVVVRSMLGVSPSAYEEACEALGAENAAVAIACILERAGHINSAGGYLRDLTARARRGEFSIGPMLMALLRLNGSVQQKTG is encoded by the coding sequence ATGCAGAGTGGAAGTGTGACGACGCCCTTCGGGCGGCGGCCGATGACGCTTGCCTTGATCAGGGGGCAGCTGGAGACAGCGGGCGCCAAGCAGGGCAGGTCGGTCGACAAATGGAAGATCTACCGTGACGCCTGCGATGCCCGCACCATTCTGGGCCTGCGGGACCGTGCCCTGGCGGTTCTCAACGCCTTGCTGACGTTTTATCCGGAGACCGAACTGAGCGACGACGAAAACCTCGTGGTGTTCCCGTCGAATGCGCAGCTGACAGCACGCGCCAACGGTATTGCCGGCACGACACTTCGCGAGAACCTGGCACTGCTGGTCGATGCCGGCCTGATCCATAGAAACGACAGCCCGAACGGCAAGCGTTATGCCCGCAAGGGCAGGGACGGGGCGATCGAAACCGCCTATGGCTTCAGCCTGGCACCGCTTCTTGCCCGCGCCGAAGAGCTTGCGCTGATGGCGCAGGATGTCGCCGAAGAGCGACGGCGCCTCAAAATCCTGAAAGAACGGATTTCATTGCGCCGTAGAGATATCCGCAAGCTGATCTCTGCCGCCATGGAGGAGGGGGCTTCCGGTGACTGGGGCATGGTTGAAGGTCACTACATCGCCGCTGCCGGACGTCTTTCGAAGGTAAAATCCGGTGAGGAACTGTCCGGATGCGCCGAGGAACTCGACCTTCTGCATGAAGAAGTGATCAACCTGCTGGAACTTCAGCTGATTTCAGAAAAAACCGTCACCATTGATGGCGAACACCGTCAGCACATACAGAATTCAAAAACCAAATCCAGCTATGAACTTGAACCTCGCTCTGAAAACGAGCAGGGCGAACCGGCCGTGCCACACAACGAGCCGAAGCGGGAGACGCCGCAGGTGTTTCCGTTGGGACTGGTGTTGCGAGCCTGCCCGGAGATGTCCGCTTACGGGCAGGGGGGCAAGATCGAGAACTGGCGCGACATGCGCACCGCTGCCGTGGTGGTTCGATCGATGCTCGGCGTCAGCCCGTCGGCCTACGAGGAGGCCTGCGAAGCGCTCGGGGCCGAGAATGCCGCGGTCGCGATTGCTTGCATTCTCGAGCGGGCCGGGCACATCAACTCGGCCGGCGGCTATCTGCGGGATCTCACGGCGCGCGCGCGGCGAGGGGAGTTTTCCATTGGACCGATGCTGATGGCGTTGCTGCGGCTCAACGGATCGGTGCAGCAGAAAACCGGCTAA